In Caldicoprobacter guelmensis, the sequence TCTGGACGTGCTGGTAAAAGCTGGGTGATTTCTTCTATACCCAACATTTCTTTGTTGCCGGCCGTTTGGTCGGGTTCATCTTCTTGTCCTTGGCCGTTATTTTGGCTTTCTTCTTGAGGCGTTTCATTTGAAGGGGATGGGGTAACACCTTCAAAGGGGTTTTGTTGTTGTGTGCCAGGGGGTTTAGTTTTGTTACTCGTACCACATGCTGTTAACACTATGGCTAATATTACAATGGCGGGAATAATATACAATCTGAGTATTTTCAATAGGATTCACCTCTATTCAGTATCAAATTTTTCTAATATTAGTATATCACTCAATTGTTACATTTTATTTTCCAGAAATGAAAAATAGCATTATATCTTTGTGTTTAAGTGTTTAATATTTAAAGATGCGCTTAACAATTTTGAAGATTTTAAACAAAAGTGAAGAAAAGGAAAATACCTTTTAAAATTTGACGAAATTGTTATGCCGATGTAAAGATTTGTGTGCTATTCAGCCTGCGTTATGTTCTGTATGAACAGAAATATGCCGAGCATTATTATAACGTCTCCTATGCTTATAAATTGCTCTCTAGGCCAAGGCAAATAAATTATGTCGGCTAAAAACCATAAAGGAGTTTTGTCTGCCATCAATGTGTAACTGGGAAGATTGCCGTTTTGGATCATCTGTACGTATTTGTTCAGCGAGGGTACTTGGAGAGTATGTTGGGATACCGGCATGGCTCCGCCGTTTGAAAGTATCACTAAAAAGTTAAGCGCTATTCCAATTCCTATGGTTTTCAAATGTTTGTATGAGCTGTTAATGAGTATAAAGGCAAATAATAATGTGTATTCAACTATGAATATTATAAATGCCATCCAATGAGGCGTGTTAAGTAAGTGATAGGGCCAAAAATCCAAAAACAACGATATTATGACCAGGTATGGCATGCGAAAATGGATGTCTTTTAGCCTCTTCAGTTGTCCTCCTCTTAAAAGAGAGATAATGAGGCTCAGTGCTATGACAATAAACGCTAACATAGTTAACATCTCATCCTTTCTCTTGAACTACGCTTATTAGAGCATCTACCACTACTGGGTGAAATTGGGTCCCTTTGTTTTGTCTGATGATCTCTAAAGCCTCCTGTGGAGTAAAGGCTTTTCTATATGGCCTGTCCGAGGTGAGGGCGTCATAGGCGTCGGCTGCCGCAATTATATAAGCCTCGATGGGTATTTCTTCGCCCTTACTTCCTTGAGGATAGCCGTTTCCGTCATACCGCTCATGGTGGTTCTTTATGAGATTCTTTACGTCATCTAAAAAATCTACATCTTCCAGTATTTTTACCCCTATGTCGGGGTGTTGTTTGATTTTTTCCCATTCTTCCAGGGAAAGCGAGTGGGGTTTACGCAGTATGGAATCCTCTATGCCTATTTTTCCTATATCATGTAATAGAGCTGCTACCTTAATGGCCTCTATCTTGGAAGGGGGAAGTTTAAGCTTTCTGGCAATCTTTTCAGCATACATCTCCACGCGTTTGGAATGCCCTTCTGTGTATTTGTCCTTTGCTTCAATTGCCGCTGTAAGGGTCTGTATTATTTGGTAATATCTCTTTTGCGACTCAAGGTAAAGCTGGAAAGAGTAGCGTGCAAGTAGCAGGGGGCCAAACAGCAGTATCACATATATATGGCCGTTGGGGATTTGGTAGAGGAGGTATATGAAATACCCGAAAGGGGCCAGGGCGTAAAAATTGGGTATGGCCCACAGGATATTTTTTTTCCACAGTTTAAAAAATGGCTGTTGGGTCAGAAATTTCATGAGAAGCATGAGTATAGAGGAATTAAACAGCAAGAACAAGGTTATGTATGTAATCAAGCACAGCATATACAAGTAGAGGTTGCCGCTTGCTTGCAGCCTGTTGTGCATGGCTTGGTATGCGCTGCCTGATATGTATGCGCTTATGGCAAGATTTGACATATTAAACAACGTTTTATAAAATGGTCTATTAAATACGTGTTCATAAACACCTTTTCTAGGGTGATAAAATTGAAACAATACACTATTTGCTGCAACTACAACGGCGAAATATGTCCCCTGGTACAGATGTGCTGCAAGTATAATTGCAAAGACTACACTTAACACACCGTTCTGCATAAATAGGACTAGAAAGGATTGACTCATTCCTGCTAGCAAAATCCAGAGTACAAGTTCGTATGTCTGTATTTTAGGCATGTTATATATCGAGATTGATATTATGAATACCCCCACAATGGATACGATGCTCAGGAAAAGGATGGCTTTCTTATTCATGGTTGTTTTGCTACCTCCGCTTTTGGTTTTGTATTTAAATGGCCAAACCCCAGCTTTTTTAGTTTAAATTACCACCAGAAAAATCCTGCGCCGCCTGCCAGAATGAGGGAAATCAGGGCGATTAAGACCCCCAGGACCTTTTTCATGGCTTTACACCCTCCTGTTTAGAGTTCTCTGCCCTTCGCTAATGAGGCAGGCCTTTTTCCGCTCCGCTTGTTATTGTATAAATTGGGCAAAAACCGGGGTTTGGCCTTTTTGGCTTGAGCGTTGGTGTGTCCGTTGCTTCGATAATATTAAATTTTTACTCTCAGGCGAGTTTGCCCAACTTTCTATTAAGGGCGTCCAGTACCGCCTTTACAACGGCCTTGTTTTCATCATGTTCTATGGGGGCTGAGCCTACAAGGAAGCCCTCTGTGTGGTCGGAAACTTGTGATATGGCTACAATACATACGGGTTTTCCTGATATAGCGGTTTTCTGTATGTCCATCACGCTGAACATGCATTCGCCGCCTAAAAACTGTTGTATGGCGTTTATTGTAGCCTCAGCCAAGGCTCGAAAGCGCCCCTGAGTGAAGTTTAGCCCGCAAGCGGTACCCTCAAATGCCTTGTCATCTTTGGCTAGGACCACCCGTGCCTCAACCCGTGAGTCTTCCATGTTTATGGAAACGCTTTTTATTGCAAGGCGAGGGTTTACACGGCATATCCTGCTCCCATCCTGTATCTGCGCTATGCTTATCACCTTGTGGTCAAGGGGGATGCCGTATTTGGCCATGAGCGCAGACTGTACGTCTCGAGATATCTGTTTAGGGTTGCGCTCTGTGCTTGCTAATATGTGAAGTTCAATTATGTCGCCTTCTTGGTTCAATACTATTTTTGAGGAGATAATTCCCGGGATTTTGTTTAAGAAGGTTTCATATTCTTGAATCTTTGTATGGTCTAATGACATAAACCCTGATATCCCCCTCTTACTTATCCGTATATTTACAATGAACCATTTTCTACTATTAAAACATATTTCGCCGTATTTTTGTAAAATCCTCTTTAGATTTTAAAAAGTTTACTCTAAGATTATGCTATTTTTTTATAAAAAGCGGCGAAAAATTTTGAAGAAGGGCTTTTACAACAAATCCAGGCGAATATTTGTTAAAAAAATAGCAAATTGAATATTGTAAAATTGTTCTTGCAATGTTATAATAAACTTTGTCAAAAATAAAACAATGTTTGAGAAATATATGGATTTCAGGTGGTGATTCGATTGCCAAAGGTATTGAGAGCCGATAACATGAACAAGTGCCTTGGTTGCTTTACGTGCATGCTTACGTGCGCTGCTGTGAATCATAACAACCACAATCTTGCAAAAAGCTCCATAAAGGTCAAGACCAGGGGAGGGCTGCAGAGCAAGTTTGCCGCAACGATTTGTGTTGCATGCAAGGAACCTGCTTGTGCTGAGGCCTGTCCCACAAATGCCCTTGTCAGGCGCCCCGGTGGGGGAGTGAATTTGATTCCGGAAAGGTGTATTGCCTGTGAGAAGTGCGTTTCTGCGTGCATAGTTGGGTCAATTCACATGGACTATGACAGAAAAATACCAATAGTGTGCAAACACTGCGGGGCGTGTGTGAGGATGTGCCCGCACAACTGTTTGAGCATGGAAGAGGTGACGGAGTAAATGCTGGGGAAGGACTTTATAAGGGTACTCTATATAGACCTTGAGAGCAGGAAGGCGGATATTAAAGAGAGGAAGGACTTGTATAAATGCTTGGGTGGTACCGGTGTGGCAGCAAAGCTTCTTGAGGAAAATATGAAGAAGAACTTGCCGCCGCTACACGAGCAGCAGCCGCTTATAATCTCCATTGGCCCGCTTTCCACTATATTCCCTGTTGTAACCAAGGCGGTTGCAACCTTTATATCGCCTCACACGGGTGAGTACGGTGAAAGCCATGCCGGCGGAAGGTTGGCCATGGCTATGCGCAATGCTGGGTATGACGCCATTGTTATAACGGGCAGGGCTGGCAAGCCCACTTATTTGTCAATAACTGATAGAAGTATAGAGTTTAAAGATGCCAGAGCCATGTGGGGGCTTGATGTAGAAGATGTAGGAAGGCTGGTCAGGGAGAGGGAACCAGGACCGGGCAAGAGGAGCATCATCAGGATAGGCAGGGCGGGTGAAAACCTTGTCACATATTCGTGTGTCAATGTGGATACCTACAGGCACTTTGGAAGGCTAGGTATAGGTGCGGTATTCGGCAGCAAGAACCTGAAAGCCATGATAATCATGGGAGAGAGGGACCTGCCCATTTCCAATTTAAAGGAGTATTTTAGGACTTATCAGGAGATATACAAGAAGGCGACTCAGACCGATGCCATGGCTAAATACCATGAGCTCGGAACGCCCGTAAACATAAAGGTGCTAAATGCTATAAGTTCTCTACCCACTAAGAATCTTTTGCAGTCCACCTTTGAACATGCGGATGATATATCGGGTGAAACATTTGCTGAGAAAAACCTTATAAGAAAGGTCTCATGCACCGGTTGCCCAATCGGGTGTATTCATATAGGACAGTTTAGGAGAGAGTTTGATAAGGGATATGAGTATGAGTCAATAGCGGTGTCGTATGACCATGAGCTAATATATGCGCTGGGCAGCCTGCTTGGGATAAAGACCAGCGATGAAGTGCTGGAAATAATAGAAGAGGTAGAGCAGGCTGGCCTTGATGCCATGACCACGGGAGTTGTTTTGGCATGGGCTACTGAGGCCCTGCAAAAGGGGCTTATAACTAAACAAGACACCTTAGCAGACCTTGAATTTGGAAATACTAAGGAGTACATCAAGGCCATAGATTATATTGCAGACAGGGTAAACGAGTTTTATTACACCATTGGGAATGGTTTAAAGGAAGCGGTTAAAAAATACGGAGGTCAGGAGTTTGCTCTGCTTTACGGCGGAAATGAAATGGCGGGTTACCATACCGGGTATGCTTTTGCGTTAGGCCAGACTGTGGGTTCTAGGCATTCGCACCTTGACAATGCGGGGTATTCATACGACCAGAGCGCAAAAGAACTTAAAGATGAGGAGATAGTAGATTATGTGATAAAGGAGGAGAAAGAGAGGAACATCCTGACGTCGTTGTGCATCTGCCTGTTCGCGCGAAAGGTGTATGACAGGGTTACTATACTGAAAGCGCTTCATTCCATAGGCATTGACTGGAGCGATGATGACCTGACAAGGCTAGGGAATGATATATTCTTTACCAAGCTCAAGATCAAGAAAGAGCTTGGGTTTTCCCTTGAAAATTACAGGTTCCCCAAGAGGGTGTTTGAAACGCCTACTTTATGGGGTAAGATGGATGAGGAGAGGCTCAATAGGCTTTTGAAGATGTATATAGACAGGGTGGAGAAGGAATATGAGGATTGGAATAGAGGTCAATGACTTTTTTGGAAACTACGGCAGCAGAACCGGGAAGTTTGAAATGGATGTGAAACCGGGTTTTAGTGTGCAGAATTTGCTTGAAATATTGAATATACCATTGGATAAGGTTGGTTTTGTAATTGTAAATCAAAAAAGGGTTGATTGTGATTACGTCTTTTCCGAAGGTGATAGTGTGCATGTTTTGCCTTTTGCGACTGGAGGTTAATGCTTAAAAGTGGAGAAGAGGTATATAAAAAACATTGGTACGCTTAGTTTGAAAGGTCAAGGAAGGGTATTCCAAACGACGGCTGCCGTGGTAGGGGCTGGAGGAATCGGGGGATTTATTATAGAAGGGTTGGCGCGCCTTGGGGTGAAAGAGATAATAGCCATAGATAAGGATGTGTTTGATGAGACGAACTTGAACAGGCAGGTTTTATCGACTGTGAGCAATCTGGGCAGTCCCAAAGTCATTGAGGCTGAAAAGAGGGTGAAGGAAATAAATCCAAGGGTGCATTTCCAGCCCATCAGCCAAAGGGCCTGCCTGGAGAATCTCCCGGATTTTTTGGGCCGGGCAGATTATATATTTGATGCTACCGATAATATCGAGATAAGGAAAGGGCTCTCCAAGTTTGTGCAGCAAACCGATAAGGTCTTGATCCACGGTGGGTGTGCAGGGTGGTATGTGCAGGTGGCTGTAATAACAAAATATACGCCATCTATAGAAAGGCTCTTTGGAGGTGTCAGTGGGCAGGGGGCTGAGAAGGTGCTTGGGAACCCCGTGTTTGCGCCTATGCTGACGGCAGCCCTTGAGCTTTCAGAATTTTGTAAGCTTGTATCAGGTAAGGGGAAGCCCCTTGTGGGCAGGTGCCTGGTTGTCAATCTTTTGACAAATGAATGCAGGGTTTTTGAATTTTAATGTCTTTCCGAGCCATTGCAGCCTAAGAAGGGAAACATCTATACTGTAGTTTTCCCTTTATGGTGCTTTGGCCGATAGGGTGCAGTCTACGGGAAACCGCTGCGCCTCCCGCTTTGGAAAGGAAAGACAGGGTAGAAGGGATGCTCTTTTGCCTTTTTAAAGCGGGGAGCATCCTTTTTTACTATTACCGAATTAAATATAAAATGAGGCAAAGGTAGGCAATATCAAAGCAAAAAGGGCCATTCAGCAGCCCAAAAGGAGGCATTTTCAAGTGAAAAGACATGCGGTATGGCTTTTGTTGTTGGCTTTACTGTTTGTTACGGGCTGCCAGAGCTCAAAGGTTGCGGTTACTCTGAAGATTGCTACCACCACCAGCATATACGACAGCGGTTTTTTGGATTTTGTGTTTCCATCCTTTGAGGACGATTATGGCATTAAGCTCAATTTTATTTCTGTCGGCAGTGGGCAGGCCGTTAAGATGTTTATGAATAAAGATGTTGACGGGATAATCATCCACGAAAAGTCCTTTTTGGATGAGCTGTTGGATGAAGGATATATAAATGGGTATATCCCTTTGGTCTATAACCGTTTTATTCTTGTTGGTCCTAAGGAGGCAGAGAATTTGTTTAAAAATGTTGGTTCCGTTCAGGAGGCCTTTTTGATAATCAAAAACATAGGTCTGCCGTTTGTGTCACGTGCTGACAATTCGGCCACTCATATAAGGGAGCTTGAGATATGGGATTTGGCAGGGGTTTCTCCCGATTTTGATGGTTATATAAAATCGGGACAGGGCATGGGCATGAGCTTGAACCTTGCAAACGAAAAGCGAGCCTTTATTCTTACCGATGAGGCTACTTTCTATAAGATGAGGGATAAACTGGGGAACCTGGATGTAATTTATCAAAATTCCGACGAAGAGGTTTTGATGAATGTTTACTACTTTGCTCTTTCTGCTGCGAGAAAGGAAGGGCCAGTTTTTGAGGAATTTTTTAAAGGCAGCAAGTTTAAGGCGCTGGTTGAAGAGTTTAATCAGAAGTACTTTAAAAATCCACTCTATCAGTTGTGCAAATGATTAATCTGTAAAAGTGCTGGGGTATGGGCAATGGTGGGCAATATTGTCTTGTCAACGCTCATTGTGTGTGTTCCGTCAACCTTGATTTCGATGCTGATTGCTGTGCCTGCAGGGTATATTCTCAAAGTTAAGAGGTTTAGAGGGCGAAGGCTTATAATCAGAGGGGTATATACCCTGTCGGGGTTGCCGCCGGTTTTGGCAGGACTTCTGGTGTACCTGACGCTTTCGAGCAAAGGGCCGCTGGGCTTTTTGAACATCCTGTTCACCAAGTGGGCTATGGTCATTGGTCAGGTGGTTTTGATAGTGCCTATTGTAATACTGTATACCTTGTCGGGGCTTAAAAATATCCTGATGGTGTTGGATAACCTTGATTACCTGGGTATAAAAGGCAATAAGAGATACTTTGTTGTGCTGAGGGAATATTTCCGAGAACTCGTATACGCGGGGGTATTGGGGCTTTCCCGAGCAATCTCCGAGGTGGGGGCGGTGCTCATAGTAGGTGGCAACATTGAGGGCCAAACCAGGATACTGACAACGGCCATAATCCATGAGGTTTCAAAAGGTGAGTTTTCAAGGGCGCTTCTATTGGGGCTGATCTTGCTGGCTATTTCTTTTGGGTTCAATACAGCTTTGCAGGTATTGCAGGGTGATATAGTTGATTGAGGTGAAAAACGTCGAGAAATATATAGGGGATAAGCTGTTGTTTTACTGTGAGAGTTTAAAGTTTGAAAAAAAGGGCTTATACATCATAAAGGGGCCAAACGGCTGCGGCAAGACCACATTTTTGAAGATGCTGTTCGGCAAGGACAGGGATTTTAAAGGCGTGATAAAAAACACATTTGACAAAAGGGTTATGCTTCCACAGCAGCCGTATTTCTTTAAAGGGAGCGTGCTTTACAACATATCCCTGGGGGCAAGAGATAGCGTCCTTGCTAAGGCCTGCCGCGTAATGGATGAGTTTTCAATTGACCCTGGTGCCAGCATTTTTTCCCTCTCGCTGGGGCAGAGGCAGCTGGTGGCATTTTTAAGGGCGTTTTATGCTGATGCTGATGTTTTATTTCTGGATGAGCCCGATACGTACCTGGATGGCAGGGTAAGAAACTTTGTGTTTGAGCTTATATGGCAGGACTCAAACAACAGATGTATAATAGCGGTAACCCATGATTCCACAATAGCTGTTCCAGCCATCACTATACGCTTTGAAGATTGCCATATTATTTAAAGGAAAAAATTGTACGCAAAGTGGGTGATGAACACATGAAGGTTTTTAAGACCGAATCTGAGGTGTTTGATATCTTGCAGCAGGAATTTTCGGATTTTATACCCGGGACCGAAAGGGTAATGCTTCATGAAGCTGTTGATCGAATCTGTGCAGACGACATTAGAGCGGATATAGATGTGCCGCATTTTGACAAGTCAACGGTGGATGGGTACGCCGTTAGATGCCAAAGGACATTTACGGCTAACGATGAGAATCCAGCAGTTTTTGAACTTATCGGAGAGGTCAAAACGGGGGAGATGCCGGATTTTAAAGTACAAGAGGGCCAGGCGGCAAGGGTTTTTACGGGCGGTGCCATCCCTGAAGGCGCTGATGCCGTGGTTATGCTGGAAAATACCATTGAGCAAGAGGGCAGGGTCTTTGTTTTTAAGCCGGCAAGGCCAAATGAGAACATATTGAAAAAGGGAGAGGATATAAGGAAGGGCTGCACAATTATAAGGAAATACCAAAGGCTTGGTGCGCCTCAAATAGGCGTTTTGGCAGCGGTGGGGCAGAAGGAAGTGGAGGTCTTCCTAAAACTCAAAGTAGGGGTTATCTCAACCGGCGATGAGATAATGACGCAGGATGAGCCCCTTCAGGAAGCAAAAATTTACGATATAAACTCATATACGCTGTACAGTGCGTTGAAACAGGAGTATGCTGTTCCGAAATCGTACGGGATTGTAAGGGATGACTATGAGGCTTTGATAAGTCTCCTTTCAAAGGCTGTCTTGGAGAACGACGTTGTGCTGATCTCAGGTGGAAGTTCGGTTGGAATGTATGACACCACGCTGAAGGCTATTCAGAGCTTGGAGGGGGCAAGGGTCCTAGTTGACGGGATATCCATAAAGCCCGGCAAGCCCACCATCATAGCGAAGGTGGGGAATAAAGCTGTGTTTGGGCTTCCGGGGCATCCGGTGTCGTGCCTGTTTATATTCAAATTCTTCGTAAAAAAGCTTTTTGATATGATGCTCAAGCAGCAGGATGCAGACCGCAAGGTTTTAGCTAAGCTAAAGTCGGGTTTTGTTTCTTCAAGCGGTAGGACGGAGTTCGTGTTTGTGAAGCTGGTTTACTCCGAGGAGGTTTTAGCAGAGCCTTTGTATGGAAAGTCGGGTTCGATAAGCCTTCTTAACAATGCTTCGGGATATGTTAGGCTTGAGGCAACCAGGACGGGTTTGAAGCCGGGTGATGTGGTGGAGGTGGTGTTGCTGTGAAGGATTATCATTTCTCTGCTGTGTTACCCGATGTAGCCAGAAAGAGCATAGAAGAAATATTAAAGGAGCATTTGGCTTTGGAAAGTGAAGTGGTTTCTATATACAGCGCAGGTGGACGTTTTGTTTCGCGGGATTACTTTTCTGTAAACACCTGCCCACCTGTTGATGTAGCTGCCATGGATGGATATGCCATTAATGCACAACAAACTTATGATGTCACCGATGTACAGCCCAAGGTGATCAAGGACTTCAAAGTTGTTCAAACCGGGCACAGCATAGAAAATTATGACGCTGTTGTACCTTTTGAAGAGGCTCAAAAGGAGGATGAAGGCATAAAAATTTTCAAAAGCTATTATCCGCGCCAGAATGTCCGCTCAAAAGGTGAGGATGTGCAAAAAGGCCAGATGATAGTGAAAAAGGGGGAACTGCTTGGCGAGTTTGAGCAGGTATATTTGAAAGCGGGAGGGTACAGGGAGGTTGAGGTATATAAAATGCCGAGGGTGGCCTTTTTGCCCACCGGCGACGAGCTTGTGGACCTCATTGAAAACCAAGACCAGCTTGTAGAGTTTAACTCGGTGATCTTCAGCAATTTGCTGAAGAGATATGGATTTGATGTAGGCGTTTTTGAGCCTGTACCCAATGACGTTGCTCAGCTTGTAAGCAAAATAGAAAGTCTCTTAGAAGAATATGACATGGTGTTTATAAACGGCGGCTCTTCAAAGGGGGATATGGATTTAACTGCAGAGGTTATTTCCAGGCTGGGAGAGGTTGTTGTGCACGGCGTGGCGATAAAGCCCGGTAAACCCACCATTATAGGCAGAGTGGGTACAAAGCTGGTAATGGGCCTGCCGGGATATCCTGTTTCTATGTTCTTTGCGGTAAGGGAGCTGTTTTTAGAGGCGTTTTTCAATGCTTATGGCTTAGACTCCAAGCAGAAAAAGGCTTGGGCGCTGCTCGAGAGAAGGGTTTTCTCAGATATGGGGTCTGAGGAGTACATCAGGGTGAGCATAGAAAACCAGCAGGGTAGGAATCTGGCTAGGGTGCTTAAAAGGGGTGCAAGCGTGGTTTCAAGTTTAAAGAGGGCAGACGGATATATAGTAATCCCCGTTAATGCAGATCTGTTGGAAGAAGGGAACCTTGTCGAGGTTAAATTGATTTAAAAAAGGTGAGAGGGATGCGAGACGGATTTTCAAGGGAAATTGAATATTTGAGGCTTTCAGTGACTGAGAGGTGCAATTTTTTCTGCAGATATTGTAGG encodes:
- a CDS encoding HD-GYP domain-containing protein, coding for MNKKAILFLSIVSIVGVFIISISIYNMPKIQTYELVLWILLAGMSQSFLVLFMQNGVLSVVFAIILAAHLYQGTYFAVVVAANSVLFQFYHPRKGVYEHVFNRPFYKTLFNMSNLAISAYISGSAYQAMHNRLQASGNLYLYMLCLITYITLFLLFNSSILMLLMKFLTQQPFFKLWKKNILWAIPNFYALAPFGYFIYLLYQIPNGHIYVILLFGPLLLARYSFQLYLESQKRYYQIIQTLTAAIEAKDKYTEGHSKRVEMYAEKIARKLKLPPSKIEAIKVAALLHDIGKIGIEDSILRKPHSLSLEEWEKIKQHPDIGVKILEDVDFLDDVKNLIKNHHERYDGNGYPQGSKGEEIPIEAYIIAAADAYDALTSDRPYRKAFTPQEALEIIRQNKGTQFHPVVVDALISVVQEKG
- a CDS encoding aldehyde ferredoxin oxidoreductase N-terminal domain-containing protein is translated as MLGKDFIRVLYIDLESRKADIKERKDLYKCLGGTGVAAKLLEENMKKNLPPLHEQQPLIISIGPLSTIFPVVTKAVATFISPHTGEYGESHAGGRLAMAMRNAGYDAIVITGRAGKPTYLSITDRSIEFKDARAMWGLDVEDVGRLVREREPGPGKRSIIRIGRAGENLVTYSCVNVDTYRHFGRLGIGAVFGSKNLKAMIIMGERDLPISNLKEYFRTYQEIYKKATQTDAMAKYHELGTPVNIKVLNAISSLPTKNLLQSTFEHADDISGETFAEKNLIRKVSCTGCPIGCIHIGQFRREFDKGYEYESIAVSYDHELIYALGSLLGIKTSDEVLEIIEEVEQAGLDAMTTGVVLAWATEALQKGLITKQDTLADLEFGNTKEYIKAIDYIADRVNEFYYTIGNGLKEAVKKYGGQEFALLYGGNEMAGYHTGYAFALGQTVGSRHSHLDNAGYSYDQSAKELKDEEIVDYVIKEEKERNILTSLCICLFARKVYDRVTILKALHSIGIDWSDDDLTRLGNDIFFTKLKIKKELGFSLENYRFPKRVFETPTLWGKMDEERLNRLLKMYIDRVEKEYEDWNRGQ
- a CDS encoding molybdopterin molybdotransferase MoeA, coding for MKVFKTESEVFDILQQEFSDFIPGTERVMLHEAVDRICADDIRADIDVPHFDKSTVDGYAVRCQRTFTANDENPAVFELIGEVKTGEMPDFKVQEGQAARVFTGGAIPEGADAVVMLENTIEQEGRVFVFKPARPNENILKKGEDIRKGCTIIRKYQRLGAPQIGVLAAVGQKEVEVFLKLKVGVISTGDEIMTQDEPLQEAKIYDINSYTLYSALKQEYAVPKSYGIVRDDYEALISLLSKAVLENDVVLISGGSSVGMYDTTLKAIQSLEGARVLVDGISIKPGKPTIIAKVGNKAVFGLPGHPVSCLFIFKFFVKKLFDMMLKQQDADRKVLAKLKSGFVSSSGRTEFVFVKLVYSEEVLAEPLYGKSGSISLLNNASGYVRLEATRTGLKPGDVVEVVLL
- a CDS encoding ThiF family adenylyltransferase — translated: MEKRYIKNIGTLSLKGQGRVFQTTAAVVGAGGIGGFIIEGLARLGVKEIIAIDKDVFDETNLNRQVLSTVSNLGSPKVIEAEKRVKEINPRVHFQPISQRACLENLPDFLGRADYIFDATDNIEIRKGLSKFVQQTDKVLIHGGCAGWYVQVAVITKYTPSIERLFGGVSGQGAEKVLGNPVFAPMLTAALELSEFCKLVSGKGKPLVGRCLVVNLLTNECRVFEF
- a CDS encoding substrate-binding domain-containing protein, whose protein sequence is MKRHAVWLLLLALLFVTGCQSSKVAVTLKIATTTSIYDSGFLDFVFPSFEDDYGIKLNFISVGSGQAVKMFMNKDVDGIIIHEKSFLDELLDEGYINGYIPLVYNRFILVGPKEAENLFKNVGSVQEAFLIIKNIGLPFVSRADNSATHIRELEIWDLAGVSPDFDGYIKSGQGMGMSLNLANEKRAFILTDEATFYKMRDKLGNLDVIYQNSDEEVLMNVYYFALSAARKEGPVFEEFFKGSKFKALVEEFNQKYFKNPLYQLCK
- a CDS encoding MoaD/ThiS family protein, whose protein sequence is MRIGIEVNDFFGNYGSRTGKFEMDVKPGFSVQNLLEILNIPLDKVGFVIVNQKRVDCDYVFSEGDSVHVLPFATGG
- a CDS encoding molybdenum cofactor synthesis domain-containing protein, which codes for MKDYHFSAVLPDVARKSIEEILKEHLALESEVVSIYSAGGRFVSRDYFSVNTCPPVDVAAMDGYAINAQQTYDVTDVQPKVIKDFKVVQTGHSIENYDAVVPFEEAQKEDEGIKIFKSYYPRQNVRSKGEDVQKGQMIVKKGELLGEFEQVYLKAGGYREVEVYKMPRVAFLPTGDELVDLIENQDQLVEFNSVIFSNLLKRYGFDVGVFEPVPNDVAQLVSKIESLLEEYDMVFINGGSSKGDMDLTAEVISRLGEVVVHGVAIKPGKPTIIGRVGTKLVMGLPGYPVSMFFAVRELFLEAFFNAYGLDSKQKKAWALLERRVFSDMGSEEYIRVSIENQQGRNLARVLKRGASVVSSLKRADGYIVIPVNADLLEEGNLVEVKLI
- a CDS encoding ABC transporter permease, with product MVGNIVLSTLIVCVPSTLISMLIAVPAGYILKVKRFRGRRLIIRGVYTLSGLPPVLAGLLVYLTLSSKGPLGFLNILFTKWAMVIGQVVLIVPIVILYTLSGLKNILMVLDNLDYLGIKGNKRYFVVLREYFRELVYAGVLGLSRAISEVGAVLIVGGNIEGQTRILTTAIIHEVSKGEFSRALLLGLILLAISFGFNTALQVLQGDIVD
- a CDS encoding DUF5317 domain-containing protein, with protein sequence MLAFIVIALSLIISLLRGGQLKRLKDIHFRMPYLVIISLFLDFWPYHLLNTPHWMAFIIFIVEYTLLFAFILINSSYKHLKTIGIGIALNFLVILSNGGAMPVSQHTLQVPSLNKYVQMIQNGNLPSYTLMADKTPLWFLADIIYLPWPREQFISIGDVIIMLGIFLFIQNITQAE
- a CDS encoding 4Fe-4S dicluster domain-containing protein, with the protein product MPKVLRADNMNKCLGCFTCMLTCAAVNHNNHNLAKSSIKVKTRGGLQSKFAATICVACKEPACAEACPTNALVRRPGGGVNLIPERCIACEKCVSACIVGSIHMDYDRKIPIVCKHCGACVRMCPHNCLSMEEVTE
- a CDS encoding ATP-binding cassette domain-containing protein gives rise to the protein MKNVEKYIGDKLLFYCESLKFEKKGLYIIKGPNGCGKTTFLKMLFGKDRDFKGVIKNTFDKRVMLPQQPYFFKGSVLYNISLGARDSVLAKACRVMDEFSIDPGASIFSLSLGQRQLVAFLRAFYADADVLFLDEPDTYLDGRVRNFVFELIWQDSNNRCIIAVTHDSTIAVPAITIRFEDCHII